A window of Rhizobium acidisoli contains these coding sequences:
- the queF gene encoding preQ(1) synthase, which yields MPNTDVSSLSMLGQQTETAQSPEAAVLEKVPSNHAGTDYVVRFTAPEFTSLCPMTGQPDFAHIVIDYIPGEWLVESKSLKLFLHSFRNHGAFHEDCSIYIAKRIVELLDPKWLRIGAYWYPRGGIPIDVFWQTGKPPEGVWLPEQGVATYRGRG from the coding sequence ATGCCGAATACCGATGTTTCCAGCCTGTCGATGCTGGGCCAGCAAACCGAAACCGCGCAGTCGCCGGAGGCGGCGGTGCTTGAAAAAGTGCCGTCCAACCATGCCGGCACCGACTACGTCGTGCGCTTCACCGCGCCGGAATTCACCTCGCTCTGCCCGATGACCGGACAGCCGGATTTCGCCCATATCGTTATCGACTACATTCCGGGCGAATGGCTGGTGGAATCGAAGTCGCTGAAGCTCTTCCTGCATTCCTTCCGCAACCATGGCGCTTTCCACGAGGATTGCTCGATCTACATCGCCAAGCGCATCGTCGAGCTGCTCGATCCCAAGTGGTTGAGGATCGGCGCCTACTGGTATCCGCGCGGCGGCATTCCGATCGACGTCTTCTGGCAGACCGGCAAACCGCCGGAAGGTGTGTGGCTGCCGGAGCAGGGCGTCGCCACTTATCGCGGACGTGGGTGA
- a CDS encoding DUF2076 domain-containing protein: protein MSPEERELLTALFDRVRTAAAQPRDRDAEALIDQATREQPSATYYLAQAVIVQEKGLEAAANHIKELEEHVRQLEAGASEHRQAEQGGGFLSSIFGNTQTQQPAPVPSNPGPWDQQSRAYDDSRGDGRQPQQQQPTGPWSQQAYAPSAGGSFLRGALGTAAGVAGGMLLANSLSGIFGNHMSSLGWGSPFGANPFGNASAPTEETVINNYYGNDDTSQTSDNAADSNDNDNDNDNVQQADYDDYSDDSSGDDVTDV, encoded by the coding sequence ATGTCACCCGAAGAACGCGAATTGCTGACCGCCCTCTTCGACCGCGTGCGCACCGCAGCGGCCCAGCCGCGCGACCGCGACGCCGAGGCCCTGATCGACCAGGCAACGCGCGAACAGCCCTCCGCCACCTATTATCTCGCCCAGGCCGTCATCGTTCAGGAAAAGGGGCTGGAAGCGGCCGCCAACCATATCAAGGAACTCGAAGAGCATGTCCGCCAGCTGGAAGCCGGCGCCAGCGAGCACCGCCAGGCCGAACAGGGCGGCGGCTTCCTGAGCTCGATCTTCGGCAACACCCAGACGCAGCAGCCGGCACCCGTCCCTTCCAATCCCGGTCCCTGGGATCAGCAGTCCCGCGCCTATGACGATTCCCGCGGCGATGGCCGCCAGCCGCAGCAGCAACAGCCGACCGGCCCCTGGAGCCAGCAGGCCTATGCGCCATCAGCCGGCGGCAGCTTCCTGCGCGGCGCGCTCGGCACGGCCGCCGGCGTTGCCGGCGGCATGTTGCTTGCCAATTCGCTGAGCGGCATCTTCGGCAATCACATGTCCTCGCTCGGTTGGGGCTCGCCCTTCGGCGCCAACCCCTTCGGCAATGCTAGCGCCCCCACCGAGGAAACCGTCATCAACAATTATTATGGCAATGACGACACCAGCCAGACGTCCGACAATGCGGCCGATAGTAACGACAACGACAACGACAACGACAATGTGCAGCAGGCCGATTATGACGACTATAGCGATGACTCGTCGGGCGACGACGTGACGGATGTGTGA